Proteins encoded together in one Ipomoea triloba cultivar NCNSP0323 chromosome 4, ASM357664v1 window:
- the LOC116017604 gene encoding O-fucosyltransferase 9, which yields MRGLSRLGSGVSTPSPPSSPRYRRKNSAIGGGGGSFRGGVDGGGVKLHNFAEKLGFMLVSAVYRRRGVLLFAPLLYISGMLLYMGTLGFNGGNEVAPPGSVYRSPQVFEKLWPHMQAENNGTSNLLTNVWNPKFHQNWKPCLDKSISQAGLPESSKSNGFLIIEANGGLNQQRLSICDAVAVAGLLNATLVIPIFHLNSVWRDSSKFGDIFDEEFFIYALRNHVKVVKQLPEDVLQRFDNNISNIVNLRVKAWSSPVYYRQKVLPKLLELGAVRIAPFSNRLAHAVPPNIQGLRCLCNFEALRFSSSIRMLAAKMVDRMMKNSSRSAGKYVSVHLRFEEDMVAFSCCIYDGGEKEKLEMDVARERSWRGKFRKRGRIIRPGAIRMDGKCPLTPLEVGMMLRGMGFDNSTPVYVAAGKIYKAEKYMAPLKQIFPHLESKDTLASAEELAPFEGHLSRLAALDYTVCLYSEVFVTTQGGNFPHFLVGHRRYLNGGHGKTIKPDKRKLALLFDRPSIRYKDFKRQLQDMLHHNDMKGCEVKKPSSSLYTYPMPDCMCKQADVNNESGNTTKAL from the exons ATGCGCGGGCTAAGCCGGCTTGGCAGCGGCGTCAGCACGCCGTCGCCGCCGTCTTCGCCGCGCTACCGTAGAAAGAACTCGGCCATTGGAGGTGGCGGGGGGAGCTTCCGCGGTGGCGTAGATGGCGGCGGGGTCAAGCTGCATAATTTTGCCGAGAAATTGGGGTTTATGCTGGTGTCGGCGGTGTACCGGCGCCGTGGGGTCCTGCTTTTCGCCCCTTTACTCTATATTTCCGGAATGTTATTGTATATGGGTACTTTGGGCTTCAATGGTGGCAATGAGGTGGCGCCACCGGGATCAGTGTATCGGAGCCCTCAGGTATTTGAGAAGCTTTGGCCACATATGCAGGCTGAAAATAATGGAACCTCAAATTTG TTAACAAATGTGTGGAATCCAAAGTTTCATCAAAATTGGAAGCCTTGTCTTGACAAGTCTATTTCTCAAGCAG GGTTGCCGGAATCATCAAAGTCGAATGGTTTCCTCATAATTGAAGCAAATGGTGGGTTGAATCAACAAAGGTTATCG ATATGTGATGCAGTTGCAGTTGCTGGTCTGCTGAATGCTACACTTGTTATTCCAATATTTCATTTAAATAGTGTTTGGCGAGATTCCAG CAAGTTTGGGGATATCTTTGACGAGGAATTTTTCATTTACGCTCTAAGGAATCACGTCAAGGTGGTAAAACAACTTCCAGAAGATGTACTTCAGCGATTTGACAATAATATAAGTAACATTGTGAATTTACGGGTAAAGGCCTGGTCCAGTCCAGTCTACTATAGGCAAAAGGTCCTACCAAAGCTATTGGAATTGGG GGCTGTACGCATTGCACCATTTTCTAATAGATTGGCCCATGCAGTTCCTCCAAATATCCAAGGTCTTCGGTGCTTGTGCAACTTTGAAGCGTTAAGATTTTCATCATCCATACGCATGCTTGCAGCGAAGATGGTTGATCGAATGATGAAAAATAGCTCCAGAAGTGCGGGGAAATATGTTTCAGTGCATCTTCGATTCGAAGAG GATATGGTTGCATTTTCTTGCTGTATATATGATGGTGGCGAGAAAGAAAAGCTTGAGATGGATGTTGCTCGAGAAAGAAGTTGGAGAGGAAAATTCCGCAAAAGAGGCAGAATTATAAGGCCAGGTGCGATACGGATGGATGGAAAGTGCCCGCTTACTCCACTTGAG GTGGGCATGATGCTAAGAGGCATGGGATTTGATAATAGCACCCCGGTTTATGTTGCTGCTGGGAAAATTTATAAGGCCGAGAAGTATATGGCTCCACTCAAACAGATATTTCCGCATCTCGAATCGAAGGATACACTTGCTTCTGCAGAAGAACTAGCTCCGTTTGAG GGTCATTTATCTAGGTTGGCAGCTCTTGATTATACGGTTTGCCTCTACAGTGAAGTTTTTGTCACAACACAGGGTGGTAACTTCCCGCATTTCTTAGTGGGCCATAGACGTTATTTGAATGGAGGACATGGCAAGACAATCAAACCTGATAAGCGGAAATTAGCTCTTCTGTTTGATCGTCCAAGTATAAG